One region of Primulina tabacum isolate GXHZ01 chromosome 17, ASM2559414v2, whole genome shotgun sequence genomic DNA includes:
- the LOC142531583 gene encoding subtilisin-like protease SBT1.6, whose amino-acid sequence MATLLLLFLLFTLSLTQINCHPTARTYIVRVDSSSKPSVFPSHYHWYTSEFTEPTTIIHVYDTVFNGFAAVLTPEQAAATLQHPSVLASFEDRRRELHTTRSPQFIGLRNQRGLWSESDYGSDVIIGVFDTGIWPERRSFSDLNLGPVPRRWKGVCEAGVKFTWKNCNRKIVGARFFTKGHEAAAGFGGIVGGINETIEFKSPRDADGHGTHTASTAAGRYAFRASMEGYASGIAKGVAPKARLAVYKVCWKNAGCFDSDILAAFDAAVNDGVDVISISIGGGDGVSSPYYLDPIAIGAYGAVSRGIFVSSSAGNDGPNGMSVTNLAPWMTTVGAGTIDRNFPAEIVLGDGRKIFGVSLYSGKPLYGKMYHLVYPGKSGVLSASLCMENSLDLNSVRGKIVICDRGSSPRVAKGLVVKKAGGVGMILANGVANGEGLVGDAHLLPACAIGSDEGDKIKAYLSSNPEATATISFHGTVIGIKPAPVVASFSGRGPNGLNPEILKPDLIAPGVNILAAWTEAVGPTGLDLDTRKTEFNILSGTSMACPHVSGAAALLKSAHPDWSPAAIRSAMMTTANLNDNSWNPVLDESSKKPATPYDYGAGHLNLDVAMDPGLVYDLKNDDYVRFLCAIEYGPKTIQVITRSRVNCPVRKSLPESLNYPSISALFPSSSKGASKKIFFRMATNVGEANAVYRVRVEQPKGVKVSVNPEKLVFSESVRRLGYYVTITVDAKNLVMGGSGALFGSLSWLDGKHVVRSPIVVTQIDPL is encoded by the coding sequence ATGGCTACTCTTCTACTTCTCTTCCTCCTCTTTACTCTGTCACTGACCCAAATAAATTGCCATCCAACGGCCAGAACTTACATTGTGAGAGTGGACAGTTCATCCAAGCCGTCAGTTTTCCCCTCTCATTACCACTGGTACACCTCCGAGTTCACGGAACCCACTACCATTATCCATGTGTACGACACTGTTTTCAACGGATTTGCTGCAGTTTTGACTCCAGAGCAGGCTGCTGCAACTCTTCAGCATCCATCGGTACTAGCTTCCTTCGAAGACCGCCGGCGGGAGCTCCATACCACAAGATCGCCGCAGTTTATTGGGCTTCGGAACCAGCGAGGTCTGTGGTCTGAGTCTGATTATGGTTCTGATGTTATTATTGGAGTTTTTGATACTGGGATTTGGCCTGAGCGCCGGAGCTTCTCTGATTTGAATCTTGGCCCGGTTCCGAGAAGGTGGAAGGGCGTTTGCGAAGCTGGTGTGAAGTTTACTTGGAAAAACTGTAACAGAAAAATTGTTGGAGCTAGGTTTTTTACTAAAGGGCACGAGGCTGCCGCTGGATTTGGAGGGATTGTCGGTGGCATTAATGAAACCATCGAGTTCAAGTCCCCGAGGGATGCCGACGGGCATGGGACCCACACGGCGTCGACGGCTGCAGGAAGGTACGCGTTTCGCGCAAGCATGGAAGGTTACGCTTCTGGAATCGCGAAGGGCGTGGCGCCAAAGGCCCGTTTGGCTGTGTACAAAGTGTGCTGGAAGAATGCCGGGTGCTTTGATTCAGATATTTTGGCAGCATTTGACGCTGCGGTGAATGATGGTGTCGACGTCATCTCTATTTCCATCGGCGGCGGTGATGGAGTTTCCTCGCCATATTACCTCGACCCTATAGCAATAGGAGCGTATGGTGCTGTTTCACGGGGGATTTTCGTTTCCTCCTCCGCTGGAAACGACGGTCCTAATGGAATGTCTGTGACTAACCTTGCGCCGTGGATGACCACGGTCGGTGCCGGCACCATCGACAGAAATTTTCCGGCAGAGATCGTTCTCGGTGACGGCAGAAAAATTTTCGGCGTCTCTTTGTATTCAGGCAAACCATTGTATGGCAAAATGTATCATCTAGTTTACCCCGGTAAATCAGGTGTCCTCTCTGCCTCCCTTTGTATGGAAAATTCGCTGGATCTCAACTCTGTTAGAGGCAAGATTGTGATATGTGATCGTGGCAGCAGCCCCCGTGTCGCCAAAGGATTGGTCGTTAAGAAAGCCGGCGGGGTGGGAATGATCCTCGCCAATGGTGTGGCCAATGGCGAAGGTTTAGTGGGCGACGCTCACTTGCTTCCAGCTTGCGCCATTGGCTCTGATGAAGGTGATAAAATTAAGGCATATTTATCATCCAATCCCGAGGCCACCGCCACGATAAGCTTCCACGGCACGGTCATTGGAATCAAACCCGCTCCGGTTGTGGCCTCATTTTCGGGCAGGGGGCCGAATGGGTTGAACCCAGAGATTCTAAAACCTGATTTGATCGCCCCTGGAGTTAACATCTTGGCTGCCTGGACGGAAGCAGTTGGCCCAACTGGCCTGGATTTGGACACTCGAAAAACCGAATTCAATATCCTTTCGGGCACATCCATGGCTTGCCCTCATGTAAGTGGTGCAGCAGCGTTGCTTAAATCCGCACACCCTGATTGGAGCCCTGCTGCGATCCGGTCTGCTATGATGACCACTGCGAATTTGAATGATAATTCTTGGAACCCAGTTCTTGACGAGTCTAGCAAAAAACCAGCAACTCCATATGATTATGGAGCCGGCCACTTGAATCTTGATGTAGCTATGGATCCTGGACTCGTTTATGACCTTAAAAATGACGACTACGTAAGGTTCTTGTGCGCTATAGAATATGGCCCAAAGACCATTCAAGTGATCACTCGATCCAGGGTGAATTGTCCGGTTAGGAAGTCATTGCCAGAGAGTCTGAATTATCCATCAATATCTGCGTTATTTCCAAGCTCGTCCAAAGGAGCATCCAAAAAGATATTCTTTCGTATGGCAACGAATGTCGGAGAGGCAAATGCGGTTTATCGAGTGAGAGTCGAGCAGCCAAAAGGGGTCAAGGTTAGTGTCAATCCCGAGAAGTTGGTCTTCTCGGAGTCAGTCAGGAGGCTCGGGTACTATGTTACAATTACCGTTGATGCTAAGAACTTGGTGATGGGTGGATCCGGGGCTCTGTTCGGATCACTTTCTTGGCTCGACGGAAAGCATGTGGTTCGGAGCCCCATTGTGGTCACCCAAATCGACCCGTTGTAG